TTCAGCCGGATCTTCGGAGGCGTCAAGTCCAAGATGAGCCCAATTCCTGATGATTAGCAGATTTTGGCCAAGTCCGTCGTGAAGTTCGGTTGCAATGCGTCCGCGTTCACTCTCTTGTGCATTCAGCAACTGCTTTGAAAACTCGACTTGCTTCAGACGGCGAGATTCAAGCTGACCCATTCGTATCCTATAACCCACGATCGCGACAATCGACAGAGCGAATAGTCCGAAAAGAGCAAACCATGAAGTCTGCCAAAAATACTTGTCCACAACGATCGAAAGGACCGCCGTATTCTCGCTCATAACCCCGTTAGCGTTCACGGCTCGAACCTGAAATGTGTAGTCGCCTCCGGGCAGATATGGATAGAACGCTGTCCGTCGGGTACCCGCATCGGTCCAGTCACCGTCAAGTCCATCCAGCTTGTAAAAAAAGCGGATACTCTCAGGCTTAGAAAAGCTCAGGCCGGTAAATCGGATTTCCAAATCTCGTTGCCCTATCGGGATCGACATGGAATTTGTTTTGCTGATCTCTACCGGGGCGGATTGTGATCGGCCGTCGTCGGGCCTGGTAGACGCCCCCTCGATGATAACCTTGGGTGCCGTTCGGATGGTCAAAGTCGGATCGATGATAACAACGTCTTTGATCGTCGGAAACCAGAGTCGACCGTCACGTGTTTTGATTCCGGCATATTGATGTCCACCACTTGCTTCGCTGCTTTTCATGCCATCGGCAACTCCATAAACCGAGCCGATGATCGAGCTCTTATCGTGATCAGCAACAGAATTCAACTCGTCGCGGCCAACCGAAAATATTCCGAGATTTCCCAAAACCCAAAATCTGCCCGCATCGTCTACGAGGATTCTGGAAACAAAATTGTCATGGAGGCCCTGAGCGGTCGTAATCGCCTCCAACTTACCTTCACGGAGCCGATTTATCCCGCCGCCATAGGTTCCTAGCCACATTGTCCCGTCGTCGTCCTCCACCACCTCGCCAACCTAATTCCCCGATAGTCCATTTTCAGGAGTGATATTTTCAAATTTGCCGTCTTTGAATTTGCTGACGCCGCCAATTGCACCGATCCATATAGTATTGTCTCTTGTTTGAGTAATGAAGTGCACACTATTGCCGACCAGTCCTTCATGGGTCGTGAAATGGGTATACTCATTATCCGCGAATTTCCAAAGTCCATTTGGGGTTCCGATCCACAACCCTGAATTCCGATCGAAATATAACGAATTGATCTGCCCGAGCCTTACCTGTGGCGGGATCGAGATCCTTCCGTTATTTACGGTGTATAATCCCGAACGCCCCCCGACCCAAAGCACATTGTTGCGGTCAAAAGCTAAGGCCGAGAGCAGCTCGGGACCGCCGGAGGGGCTCGAAATATCTATCTTTTCGACCTTGCGGCCTTTTACTTTTAATAAATCATGCCCGGCTAACCATACCGTGCCCTCCGAGTCCTCAGAAACTGAATACCGAGCCCACACATCCATGTCAGTAAAGTCTCCGACCATGGCGATCTTCCTTCGGGTTAACCGGACCAGTCCGTCGGATTCTGTAGCGAGCCAGATGTTGTCCTCCTTATCGAAAAATAATGCACGTGAACCTCCGGTCACATAGTCCCTAATATCATGGGTGACCATTTCGCCGTCGCTAAACTCGTGTAAGAGATTCCCTCCCTGACACCATAGATCGTTGGATTCGAAGGCCGGAGTACACCCCCCAAGAGTGACATCGCTATTCTTTGGCAGGATCGGGGAGTACTTTCCATCTTCGAACCAGCCAAGCGACGAGATCGTCTCAACGATCATCCTGCCATCGTCAGCAAATTCGATATTGAGGATGTTAATGGGAAGGGGCAGACCCAACGAGTCTGCCCTAACCACATGATCACCTTGAATAAGGAAAGCCCTTCCGTTCGAGGTCCAAACATTGTTACCAGGGCCTTTCGCCAACCCAAATGCTCGCTCTCTGGATATTATTTTTACAGAGTCAGCTATCACTGAGCCATCCTCGTTAAAGGCGAACCGCTCGATGCCCGAATCGGATGCAATATAAAGCCTGCCTTCGTCGTCCTCCACGAACTGCCAGACTGTTACTCGTCTGAAATCAGGAGCCGATATAAATTCACTGAATTTTCCGTCAACAAGCGTATATACCTGGCCCGATTCAGTTCCGATCCAGAGGTTCTTCCTCCGGTCTTCGTAAAGCGATAATACACGACTGCTGGCGAGACCTGGTGAATTGGTTGAATCGAAAATAGTGAACTTAATGCCATCGAATCTTGCCAATCCACCGAACGTACCAAGCCATATATACCCGTCACTTGTTTGAAGTATCGAGGTGACCGTGTTTTGCGGCAATCCGTCTTCAGTTGTCCACTTCTTGATCAACAGATCATTCGTTTTCGCCCCGATAAATTTGCTCGCCGCCCACACATCCTGAGTCGCCACCAGAATTAATGCTGACAGAAAGACAAGAAATCGAAGCTGTGAGGTCATAGATGTGCTTGATTTCCATCATATACAAATGTTGATCAAATTGTTATCAGCAAATCGGCATTCAAATAGTGGTTTCGTCAATTCGCAATAGATCGACTCATATATCCAAGCGATATTTGCCGGCAATCGGTACCATACGATACAGCTACAATATCGAACGAAGTTCTGAGTTTGTTACTCGACAGCCAGCCACTTACACCGCGGACATCTTTTGATTCATTTCGTAGCTGGTTTGAAAGTAACGATTCCGATTCAGACGGGCCAATTTGCATGATATTCAGGACGATTGAAAACAAATTTGCTGGTTACGAATGGCCACGGAGATCGAAACACTGACACAACTTGCTTCCGAACGGATCTGCTCTAAGAATCCGATTACATTGAAGGTATAATGGCCAGAACCCGAAAGAATGTCCGTTTCTTACCGACATTCGACCTCAACGAATTGGAATCGCCGCCAAAATGGTCAAATTCGGATGCAATTCTCGCCCAACGACTTCTCCAACCATGAAAGTGCAACAAACCCTCCAAACAACAATGAGAGGGGCTTAACCATCCAATGAGAAATGATCTTAAACCGTTACGTATAAATGGTTTTATGACCTAATCCAAATTCAGGGAATCTGAATTTGAAGACTGAAAATCCGCGTGTCGGCGGTTCGACCCCGTCTCTGGCCACCAATATTTCTAAGAAGGCTGCGTCCGCCGACGCGGCTTTTTTATTGTGTTGATGTCGCTCGCGGGCTTGCCAAAGAGGTAGAATCGCGCGATATTTCGGTAATAACAACTGTTTGGCCAACTAACAGGAGATACGATGTCAAAATCACGTCAACTTATACTTGTACTCACAATAATTTTGCTGAATTCGGCGGTCTTGTTCGCACAGAACGGTGAACGCGAGATATTTGTTGGTCTGAAGGCCGGTTTTTCGCTGCCAAATCTGGTCGGCGGCAGCGATCAGGAGATCACTCGCGATTACAAATCGCGGTTTGCCGCAAATTTCGGCGGTTTTGTCGATGTGCAGCTGCACAAGAACACATCGCTGCAGTTTGAGATCGATTATGCACCGCAGGGCGGCAAGCGTAACGGCATCCAGCCCGTGACGCAGCCGATCCCGGGACTTCCGGTTCTGCCGGCGGGCAATTATTACTTCGCAAATTTCAACAATACTGCGAAGCTCGACTACATTGAGTTCCCTGTTTTGCTGAAATACCGTGTCGCAAAGCAGAAGAAAGTCGGTTTTTACTTGAACGGCGGGCCGTATTTTGGATATCTGATGAAGGCGACGCAGGTGACGAGCGGGACGAGCTCGTTGTTTCTCGACAATCGCGGCACGGTCCCCGTCCTGATCGGCCCGAACACACCGTTTCCGTCGATACCTTTCAATGCTGAGACCGATGTGACCGATAGTTTGAACAGATTCAACTTCGGCGTCACGGGCGGCGGCGGCA
The sequence above is a segment of the Acidobacteriota bacterium genome. Coding sequences within it:
- a CDS encoding PorT family protein, producing MSKSRQLILVLTIILLNSAVLFAQNGEREIFVGLKAGFSLPNLVGGSDQEITRDYKSRFAANFGGFVDVQLHKNTSLQFEIDYAPQGGKRNGIQPVTQPIPGLPVLPAGNYYFANFNNTAKLDYIEFPVLLKYRVAKQKKVGFYLNGGPYFGYLMKATQVTSGTSSLFLDNRGTVPVLIGPNTPFPSIPFNAETDVTDSLNRFNFGVTGGGGITFKQKKNYFFVDGRVAYGLTTLQKDTINDGKSRTGNLVISFGYAFSVK